Proteins encoded within one genomic window of Setaria italica strain Yugu1 chromosome IV, Setaria_italica_v2.0, whole genome shotgun sequence:
- the LOC101762020 gene encoding uncharacterized protein LOC101762020 — translation MDLLEHPFEAVAFRLYSLPEASAATGAAAWTCLAAVLAAAAAAGLWRLRASSAPTAVATAATKPLELDPAPADEAPTAPSCASEPAAAPSPKERYTAYYRDPCRVGCCDDAGDEYARGDDDREDEAEEHDDDDDAGAYRTRSKTTTGPFGWDEVVRSLPLSLSPSAAKVEMGLGPYRSPTALGGSVVQLWDQVAGGGLTPTSSPRWRNRVAAAAPGF, via the coding sequence ATGGACCTCCTCGAGCACCCGTTCGAGGCCGTCGCGTTCCGCCTCTACTCCCTCCCGGAGGCCTCCgctgccaccggcgccgccgcgtggACCTGCCTCGCCGCGgtcctcgccgctgccgcggccgcggggctCTGGCGCCTCCGTGCCTCCTCCGCGCCCACCgctgtcgccaccgccgccacgaaGCCTCTGGAGCTGGATCCGGCACCCGCGGATGAGGCACCGACTGCGCCGTCCTGCGCGTCGgagccggccgcggcgccgtcgcccaAGGAGCGGTACACGGCGTACTACCGCGACCCGTGCCGCGTCGGGTGCTGCGACGACGCGGGCGACGAATACGCCCGCGGTGACGACGACCGGGAGGATGAAGCGGAggagcacgacgacgacgacgacgcaggCGCGTATCGGACTCGATCGAAGACGACGACGGGCCCTTTCGGATGGGACGAGGTGGTTCGGTCGCTGCCTCTCAGTCTCAGCCCGTCGGCGGCGAAGGTGGAGATGGGGCTGGGGCCGTACCGTAGCCCGACGGCGCTCGGCGGCAGCGTGGTGCAGCTGTGGGACCAGGTCGCGGGGGGCGGGTTGACGCCGACGTCGAGCCCGCGGTGGAGGAACCgagtggccgccgccgccccgggctTCTGA
- the LOC101761608 gene encoding peroxiredoxin Q, chloroplastic, whose amino-acid sequence MAFTPATACCNPSLLLAPRRASSSRGSPARAQALLCTPSTSAFRGLRGATSAAPAPRWRRAASSTAIVCGKVTKGSVPPNFTLKDQNGKPVSLNKFKGKPVVVYFYPADETPGCTKQACAFRDSYEKYKKAGAEVIGISGDDPASHKAFAQKYRLPFTLLADEGNRVRKEWGVPGDLFGTLPGRQTYVLDKNGVVQYIYNNQFQPEKHIGETLKILQSL is encoded by the exons ATGGCATTCACGCCCGCCACGGCCTGCTGCAATCCCTCCCTGCTGCTGGCGCCCCGGCGGGCATCGTCGtcgcgcggctcgccggcccgCGCGCAGGCGCTCCTCTGCACGCCCTCCACCTCCGCGTTCCGCGGCCTCCGGGGGGCCacgtccgccgcgccggccccgcggtggcgccgcgcgGCGTCGTCCACGGCCATCGTATGCGGCAAG GTGACCAAGGGCAGCGTGCCGCCCAACTTCACCCTCAAGGACCAGAACGGCAAGCCCGTGTCGCTGAACAAGTTCAAGGGCAAGCCGGTCGTCGTCTACTTCTACCCCGCCGACGAGACGCCCGGATGCACCAAGCAG GCGTGCGCGTTCCGTGACTCGTACGAGAAGTACAAgaaggcgggggcggaggtGATCGGCATCAGCGGCGACGACCCGGCGTCGCACAAGGCGTTCGCGCAGAAGTACCGGCTGCCGTTCACGCTGCTGGCCGACGAGGGGAACCGCGTGCGCAAGGAGTGGGGCGTACCGGGGGACCTCTTCGGGACGCTGCCCGGGCGGCAGACCTACGTGCTCGACAAGAACGGCGTCGTCCAGTACATCTACAACAACCAGTTCCAGCCCGAGAAGCACATTGGCGAGACCCTCAAGATCCTGCAGAGCCTCTGA
- the LOC101760953 gene encoding uncharacterized protein LOC101760953 isoform X1 has protein sequence MAAGRGGNLQEEASAAPGADLYAVLGLNRECTDAELRGAYRRLAMIWHPDRCSASGSSARVEEAKERFQEIQGAYSVLSDSNKRFLYDVGVYDSEDDEADLSGMGDFLGEMADMMSQATPTETFEELQQLFVDMFQDDLDPGFFSGLPPGRRGQSQSPPSTSSPPLRPPPGRNSAQATPACNGVDKRGSSPAAMHSAAKRPRPGRPGLELDLGLSGFCFMVSETKQRPAPWTCEVSGGGDRRSGRKQRLSTSRDVSGDGVPRSFPQSQSGSRAWWQ, from the exons atggccgccggccgcggagGCAACCTCCAGGAGGAGGCCTCGGCGGCTCCCGGCGCCGACCTCTACGCCGTGCTCGGGCTCAACAGGGAGTGCACCGACGCCGAGCTCAGGGGGGCCTACCGGAGGCTCGCCATG ATATGGCACCCGGACCGGTGCTCGGCGTCCGGCAGCTCGGCGCGCGTCGAGGAGGCCAAGGAGCGGTTCCAGGAGATTCAGGGCGCATACTCCG TGCTCTCCGACTCCAACAAGCGCTTCCTCTACGACGTCGGCGTTTACGAcagcgaggacgacgaggccgaC CTGTCGGGGATGGGCGACTTCCTCGGAGAGATGGCCGACATGATGAGCCAGGCCACGCCAACG GAGACCTTCGAGGAGCTGCAGCAGCTGTTCGTGGACATGTTCCAGGACGACCTGGACCCCGGGTTCTTCAGCGGGCTTCCCCCGGGCCGCAGGGGCCAGTCACAGAGCCCGCCCAGcacgtcctcgccgccgctgcggccacCTCCTGGAAGGAACAGTGCGCAAGCAACACCGGCATGTAACGGCGTCGACAAGCGAGGttcttcgccggcggcgatgcACTCGGCAGCGAAGCGGCcgaggcccggccggccgggtctAGAACTGGACCTGGGCCTGTCCGGCTTCTGCTTCATG GTGAGCGAGACGAAGCAGAGGCCGGCGCCGTGGACGTGCgaggtgagcggcggcggcgataggaggagcgggaggaagCAGAGGCTGTCCACGAGCCGCGACGTCTCCGGCGACGGGGTGCCGCGCTCTTTTCCGCAGAGCCAGAGCGGTAGTAGAGCGTGGTGGCAATGA
- the LOC101760953 gene encoding uncharacterized protein LOC101760953 isoform X2, translating into MAAGRGGNLQEEASAAPGADLYAVLGLNRECTDAELRGAYRRLAMIWHPDRCSASGSSARVEEAKERFQEIQGAYSVLSDSNKRFLYDVGVYDSEDDEADLSGMGDFLGEMADMMSQATPTETFEELQQLFVDMFQDDLDPGFFSGLPPGRRGQSQSPPSTSSPPLRPPPGRNSAQATPACNGVDKRGSSPAAMHSAAKRPRPGRPGLELDLGLSGFCFMQRIFRISLGWKEPAAFYTASPEFGRVLAVRTCSHLPATEKVGRGSG; encoded by the exons atggccgccggccgcggagGCAACCTCCAGGAGGAGGCCTCGGCGGCTCCCGGCGCCGACCTCTACGCCGTGCTCGGGCTCAACAGGGAGTGCACCGACGCCGAGCTCAGGGGGGCCTACCGGAGGCTCGCCATG ATATGGCACCCGGACCGGTGCTCGGCGTCCGGCAGCTCGGCGCGCGTCGAGGAGGCCAAGGAGCGGTTCCAGGAGATTCAGGGCGCATACTCCG TGCTCTCCGACTCCAACAAGCGCTTCCTCTACGACGTCGGCGTTTACGAcagcgaggacgacgaggccgaC CTGTCGGGGATGGGCGACTTCCTCGGAGAGATGGCCGACATGATGAGCCAGGCCACGCCAACG GAGACCTTCGAGGAGCTGCAGCAGCTGTTCGTGGACATGTTCCAGGACGACCTGGACCCCGGGTTCTTCAGCGGGCTTCCCCCGGGCCGCAGGGGCCAGTCACAGAGCCCGCCCAGcacgtcctcgccgccgctgcggccacCTCCTGGAAGGAACAGTGCGCAAGCAACACCGGCATGTAACGGCGTCGACAAGCGAGGttcttcgccggcggcgatgcACTCGGCAGCGAAGCGGCcgaggcccggccggccgggtctAGAACTGGACCTGGGCCTGTCCGGCTTCTGCTTCATG CAAAGAATTTTTCGAATTTCCCTGGGATGGAAGGAACCTGCTGCGTTCTACACGGCGTCGCCTGAATTTGGCCGTGTCCTTGCCGTGAGGACTTGCTCTCACCTTccagctacggaaaaagtggggAGAGGTTCTGGATAG
- the LOC101760537 gene encoding auxin-responsive protein SAUR21, which translates to MTPDAPAGVPRGCCPVYVGLLERRRFVVPTAYLGMPVFRRLLEKAEEESEFHYGGGGVTIPCDTEAFKYILLVLERHRQGLVDDEGNAKDGGEHGGSSSHGQAQACLVV; encoded by the exons ATGACCCCCGACGCGCCGGCGGGCGTGCCGCGCGGGTGCTGCCCGGTGTACGTGGGCTTGTTGGAGCGTCGGCGGTTCGTGGTGCCGACGGCGTACCTGGGCATGCCGGTGTTCCGGAGGCTGCTGgagaaggcggaggaggagtcCGAGTTccactacggcggcggcggcgtcaccaTCCCCTGCGACACCGAGGCGTTCAAGTACATCCTCCTCGTCTTGGAACGCCACCGCCAGGGGCTCGTCGACGACG AAGGGAACGCCAAGGACGGAGGAGAGCATGGCGGATCGTCGTCGCACGGTCAAGCTCAGGCCTGTTTAGTTGTCTGA